A portion of the Sulfuricurvum kujiense DSM 16994 genome contains these proteins:
- a CDS encoding TrkA C-terminal domain-containing protein, protein MSYQSAIVFGFNEYAKQIAMQIAPEYLSFAIFVMTESERLAAKAAGFEVALFDLGEDWKLIEEQFDPSSLIVFCALDKDAENVFLTISLRSIFEELPIIALAGDHESAAKMKSAGANKVMATQQITANIITEMLEKPTVTEVLHDILYEESFLKIAQITVPENSFLVGKHLHEIDWGEEFDVLVLAIVDHQLSATFSFTSKGHHHHIDPDDILVVVGYEDSISALSEAMGVVKWAK, encoded by the coding sequence ATGAGTTATCAAAGTGCGATCGTATTCGGATTTAACGAGTATGCAAAACAAATAGCGATGCAGATCGCTCCCGAATATCTCTCTTTTGCTATTTTTGTTATGACCGAATCGGAGCGCCTTGCCGCAAAAGCGGCAGGTTTTGAAGTTGCACTTTTTGATTTGGGCGAAGATTGGAAGCTGATCGAAGAGCAGTTTGATCCCTCAAGTCTGATCGTGTTTTGTGCTTTGGATAAAGATGCCGAAAATGTCTTTTTGACCATTTCGCTGCGGTCTATTTTTGAAGAGCTTCCGATCATTGCGCTGGCGGGTGATCATGAAAGTGCCGCAAAGATGAAAAGCGCCGGAGCCAACAAAGTGATGGCGACACAGCAGATTACCGCCAATATCATCACCGAAATGCTTGAAAAACCGACGGTAACCGAAGTGCTGCACGATATTTTGTATGAAGAGTCATTTTTGAAAATAGCGCAGATCACCGTCCCGGAAAACTCCTTTTTGGTCGGTAAACATCTGCATGAGATTGATTGGGGTGAGGAGTTTGATGTTCTTGTTCTTGCCATCGTCGATCATCAGCTCTCTGCGACGTTCAGTTTTACCTCAAAAGGGCACCATCATCATATCGATCCTGACGATATTTTGGTTGTCGTCGGGTACGAAGACAGCATATCGGCATTATCTGAAGCGATGGGAGTGGTAAAATGGGCAAAATAG